Genomic DNA from Bacillota bacterium:
CGGGCAGTCGACGCCACCGCCGCAAGCAGCGTGCCGACCGAGACGAAGCCCACCGTTCCCAGCGCCAGAACGGCCACCAACCACCCCCACTGCACGAGCGGCGTGCGGAACAGCGCCACCAGCACCGGCACCAGCACCACCTCGATGGCGCCGGTGAAGAGCAGGTTGGCCAGGAACTTGCCCGCGAACACCTCCTCGGGTTGGGCCGGTGACGCAAGGAGCCCGGAGAACGTGTCAGCGGCCCGCTCCACCGCCATCGACCGCCCCAGGCCCAGCGTACCGGCAAAGAAGATGGTGACCCACAGCGTGCCGGGCAGAATGGTGCGAGCATCCATGCGGGTGGGGTCGAAGGCGAAGCTGAACGTGAGCACGGTCAAAAGCGCAAAGACCAGCGTCGTGCCCGCCGTCTCCCGGGTACGCAACTCCGCCCGGAGGTCTTTCCAGAAGACGGCGTAAGTGCGGCTCCAGAAGTTCATGGCCGCCGCTCCAACCTCGGCGCCGCCGCCCGGTCGATGAGTTCCTCGAGCTGGCGTACCACCGAACTCCCGTCCAGGCCGGCCGGGGGCGCGGGCGTCAGGTCGTAGCGGATACGCCCTGCCACCAGCACGCAGAAGCGCTCGCAGATGCCGGCCACCTCGTCAGGCCGGTGGGAGATCACCAGAAGCGTGCGGCCCCGGTCCCTGAACTCCGCCAGCATCTCCCGCAACAGGCGCACACCCGCTCGGTCGAGCCCGGTGAACGGTTCGTCGAGCAGGTAGAGCTCCGGGTCATGCAGCGCCACCCGCGCCAGCGAAAGCCTCTGCACCATGCCCCGAGAGTAGGTGCGAACCGGGTCGCCGGCAAACGCCCACAGGCCGACTCGCTTCAGCAAGGCCGCGATCCGGACGGAGGCATCCCGCACCCCGTAGATGCGGGCCCAGAACCGCAGGTTCTCCTCGCCGCTCAGATTGTCGTAGAGGTAGCTCTGGTGCGCGAGCAGCCCGATGCGGCGGCGCAGCTCCGGCGGGGCATCGAGGACGGGCGTCCCGTCGATGAGGACCTCTCCGCGGTCGGCCCGGGTCAGGCCGGCAAGGACCCGCAAAAGCGTGCTCTTGCCCGCGCCGTTTGGCCCGAAAAGGGCGACCGCCTCGCCGGGGCGCACCTCCAGGCCCACCCCGTTCAGCACCGGCCGCCCGCCGAACTCCTTGACGACGCCCTCGGCGCGGATCACGACGCCGCTCCACCGCCCGGGCGATGCCGCGCAATCTCGCGCAGCAGCTCCACGCGTTGAGCGTGGTAGGCCTCCTCCTCCAGGTAACCCGCCCCGTACTCGGCGTCCAGCGCCAGCACGGCATCCACCAGCTGGTCCGCCGTGCGGGCGGGCGGCTGCCGCTGCCCCTCACGGGCCCGCCGGGCCCGCCCCTGCCAGGCGAGCGTCCCGGCCACACCCAGGGCCGCAGCCAGAACCACCACCCCGATCACGCCCCAGGCTCCGCCTGGAAAGCCCGGCGCCGTCACGGCCCTCCGGGGGGCCAGCAGCACCGATTCGCCGGCTCCCAGGCCCTGCCGGACGAAGCCCCGGTAGCGGTTGCCGCCGAGATCCACGTCCCCTGCGTCCTCGGCCCCCGCCACCGCCAAGGGCACGTCGGGGTGAACCATGACCAAGAGGGTGCCCACCGCAAACGGCCGCGAAATCGACCAGGGGTGAGCAATGGCCGACGCGCCGATTTGATAAGCCACCGCCAGCGTGGCCGAATCGCCTTCGGCCGGCCGCCAGGCGACCAGGCCCTCCAGACCGTCCGGCCCCGCCCGCACGCTGCCTTCCCGGAACCCGCCAAGCACGCGCAGGTTTTGATAGCCGGGCGGCAGCGGCACCCAGAAGGCATCGCCGGCATCCGCTCCCGCCGTGACCGGGCGCACCCTCAACACGTCCAGCACCTCGTAGGCCGAATGCCCGGCGTCCTGCGCCGGCGTGATGACCAGGTGCTCCAGGGAGACCTCGAAGAGGCGAGAGTCGGCCGGGCCGCTGGCCGCATGTGCCGCAGGTGCGAGGAGCCGGGCAAGCATTGCGAAGACAATCACGAATAAGCGCAAAATTCCCCCCACGCCCTTTCCCGCTTCCCCATGGCGGCGCCCGGACCTTGCTGCTCCCCGGTCTACCTGGCGGTGTTGCCAGATCGCCCCAGCTTGGACACCTCGGCTTCGTACCGGGAGGGGCACTGCACCATCAGGGTCGTCGCTTCGAGAGCGCTCCCGTCTGGGCTCACCTTGCCTTCCACGATCACGGCGCGCCCGTCCTCCAGGCCATCCGGCCGCGCTCCCCGGTAGGTCACGGCAAGCGTGCGGCCCGGATCGGACTCATCCCGGATGGTGAACGCCAGGCGCATGTCGCCCATGTCCCACCGGATGGAGGCGCCATCCACGATCCCCTGGGCCCGGACCGCCTTGCCCTGCAGCGCCTGCGCCCTCTCCTGAGCTTCGGGGATCGTGAGGTAGTAGGCCCCGGCCGCCCCCACCGCCAGGGCGATGAGATACGCCAGAGCCCCGGCGATGGCCAGAGCGGCCAAGCCCGTCCACCACGTGCGGCGCACTGTTGGTTGGCCCCTGCCCCCCACGCGCTCGATTTCTTTGGGCCTTTGCCGCCACCATTATAGGATGGGGTGGTGAGAGCCGCAATCGAAGGCTGGTATTCTTCCCCATCCCCTAACTCGGGAGGAGTTGTATGCCGACCCCTAGAACGGGAGGGCTGGTTGCCTCTATAATGTAGGTGGCAGCCCTGTCAGGGCGCCGAGACTGCGTAGGGAGCAGGGTCAGAAAAGACCGCCCGCCTCGCACCTTACAACCGAGCGTTCGCTTAAAACCGCCTGTCTCAAGCGTCGAGGAGTCGCGCGCCGTCCCGTGGGTTTGTGCGACTCTTTTTCACCTTCTCCCGAGTTGTGTGCCCTCACGCTCACCGTGACCAAAAGCGACAACCGAAGAAGAGCGCATCGATGCCGGCAGCCCCGTTCTCTTGGGTCTTGCCGGCCTTTGTGTACCCATAGGCCGGGCTTTGTATTGTAAGGGGGGTTGGAATGGTATGGAAATTCTTAAGAAGCTGGAGGCGTACCGGGAGCAGGAAAGGGCCCTGCACTGGGAAGGCACCTTTGGCGAATACCTCCAGATCGTGAAAAAGCATCCTCGGGCGGCGCAGCACGCGCACGCCCGCATCTACAGCATGATCGTCTCCCATGGCGTGGAGGAACGGGACGGCGTGAAGCGCTACCGCTTCTTCGAGCGGGAGCTGTTCGGGCTCGATCGGGCCCTGCAGCGGCTCGTAGAAGAGTACTTCCATGCGGCGGCGCGCCGCCTGGACGTGCGCAAGCGGATCCTCCTGCTCATGGGCCCGGTCAGCGGCGGCAAGTCCACCATCGTCAACATGCTCAAGCGCGGCCTCGAGGCGTACACCCGCACCGACGAGGGAGCGCTTTACGGGATCAAGGGGTGCCCCATGCACGAGGAGCCGCTCCACCTGATCCCGCCGCCGCTCCGGCCCGATTTTGAACGCGAGTTCGGCGTGCAGATCGAGGGATCGCTGTGCCCGCACTGCCAGTTGATGCTGGAGGAGAAGTACGCCGGCCGGTTCGAGGACGTTCCGGTGCAGCGGATCGTCTTCTCGGAGGAACGGCGGATCGGCATCGGCACCTTTACCCCGTCCGACCCCAAGAGCCAGGACATCTCCGAGCTCACGGGGAGCATCGACTTCTCCACCATCGCGCAGTACGGTTCGGAGTCGGACCCCCGGGCTTACCGGTTCGACGGCGAGTTGAACGTGGCAAACCGCGGGCTGATGGAGTTCCAGGAGATGCTCAAGGTTGACCAGAAGTTCCTCTGGAACCTGTTGAGCCTCTCCCAGGAGGGCAACTTCAAGGCCGGGCGGTTCGCCCTCATCTCCGCCGACGAGGTCATCGTCGCGCACACCAACGAGGAAGAGTACCGAACGTTCATCTCCAACAAGCGCAACGAAGCGCTGCACTCCCGCATCATCGTCATGCCCATCCCGTACAACCTGCGGGTGAGCGACGAGGTGCGCATCTACGAGAAGTTGATCCGGCAAAGCGACGTCATCCGGGACGTCCACGTGGCGCCCCACGCCCTGCGCGTGGCCGCCATGTTCTCCGTGCTCTCCCGGCTCAAGGAATCGAAGAAACAGGGCATGGACCTGGTCAAG
This window encodes:
- the ccmA gene encoding heme ABC exporter ATP-binding protein CcmA; translated protein: MIRAEGVVKEFGGRPVLNGVGLEVRPGEAVALFGPNGAGKSTLLRVLAGLTRADRGEVLIDGTPVLDAPPELRRRIGLLAHQSYLYDNLSGEENLRFWARIYGVRDASVRIAALLKRVGLWAFAGDPVRTYSRGMVQRLSLARVALHDPELYLLDEPFTGLDRAGVRLLREMLAEFRDRGRTLLVISHRPDEVAGICERFCVLVAGRIRYDLTPAPPAGLDGSSVVRQLEELIDRAAAPRLERRP
- a CDS encoding heme exporter protein CcmB → MNFWSRTYAVFWKDLRAELRTRETAGTTLVFALLTVLTFSFAFDPTRMDARTILPGTLWVTIFFAGTLGLGRSMAVERAADTFSGLLASPAQPEEVFAGKFLANLLFTGAIEVVLVPVLVALFRTPLVQWGWLVAVLALGTVGFVSVGTLLAAVASTARTSELLLPLLLLPVAVPVAIGAVEATAAIIAGAPLAEWSAWGRLLAVYDVLMLAVPQLVFRYLLES
- a CDS encoding PrkA family serine protein kinase, with protein sequence MEILKKLEAYREQERALHWEGTFGEYLQIVKKHPRAAQHAHARIYSMIVSHGVEERDGVKRYRFFERELFGLDRALQRLVEEYFHAAARRLDVRKRILLLMGPVSGGKSTIVNMLKRGLEAYTRTDEGALYGIKGCPMHEEPLHLIPPPLRPDFEREFGVQIEGSLCPHCQLMLEEKYAGRFEDVPVQRIVFSEERRIGIGTFTPSDPKSQDISELTGSIDFSTIAQYGSESDPRAYRFDGELNVANRGLMEFQEMLKVDQKFLWNLLSLSQEGNFKAGRFALISADEVIVAHTNEEEYRTFISNKRNEALHSRIIVMPIPYNLRVSDEVRIYEKLIRQSDVIRDVHVAPHALRVAAMFSVLSRLKESKKQGMDLVKKMKLYDGEEVEGFKPKDVEELRAEHPNEGMSGVDPRYVINRISSALVTKGARCIGPLDVLRALKDGLDSHPSITDEMRERLLSFIAIARREYDEIAKKEVQKAFVYSYEEAARTLFENYLDNVEAYCNWQKLKDPITGEEVEPDEKLMRSIEEQIGVSESAKKAFREEILIRISAYARRGKTFDYRSHERLREAIEKKLFADMKDVVRITTSTKTPDPDQLKKLNEVIRRLIDEHGYCEVCASELARYAGSLLNR
- a CDS encoding cytochrome c maturation protein CcmE — its product is MRRTWWTGLAALAIAGALAYLIALAVGAAGAYYLTIPEAQERAQALQGKAVRAQGIVDGASIRWDMGDMRLAFTIRDESDPGRTLAVTYRGARPDGLEDGRAVIVEGKVSPDGSALEATTLMVQCPSRYEAEVSKLGRSGNTAR